One stretch of Micromonospora echinospora DNA includes these proteins:
- a CDS encoding ABC transporter ATP-binding protein, translated as MKGQQTPAGDLRLVDLTKRFGVFTAVDDLTLTIPQGSFFALLGASGCGKTTTLRMIAGLEQPTSGKVLLGEQDIAGLRPYKRPVNTVFQSYALFPHLDIHENVAFGLRRRGIRKVSDQVERMLALVQLEGYGRRRPAQLSGGQQQRVALARALINHPQVLLLDEPLGALDLKLRRQMQIELKRIQTEVGITFVHVTHDQEEAMTMADTVAVMNAGRIEQLGAPADIYEYPATAFVANFLGQSNLLAAEAGGRAADDVLVTAHGARFSVPAGRARLTDGPGFLGVRPEKLHLAEGPDGVPAGHQHIGGVVTDASYVGVSTQYLVRTAWGSELSAFAANSGLGGQLAVGTPVTAHWDPRHAFLLPRTAGEDDQTAPLLDEPPVGALP; from the coding sequence GTGAAGGGGCAGCAGACCCCGGCCGGCGACCTGCGACTGGTCGACCTCACCAAGCGGTTCGGCGTCTTCACCGCCGTCGACGACCTCACCCTCACCATCCCGCAGGGCTCGTTCTTCGCCCTGCTCGGCGCGTCCGGCTGTGGCAAGACCACCACACTGCGGATGATCGCCGGGCTGGAGCAGCCCACGAGCGGAAAGGTGCTGCTCGGCGAGCAGGACATCGCCGGGCTGCGGCCGTACAAGCGGCCGGTCAACACCGTGTTCCAGAGCTACGCGCTCTTCCCGCACCTGGACATCCACGAGAACGTGGCGTTCGGGCTGCGCCGCCGCGGCATCCGCAAGGTGAGCGACCAGGTGGAGCGGATGCTCGCGCTGGTCCAGCTCGAAGGGTACGGCCGCCGCCGGCCGGCCCAGCTCTCCGGCGGCCAGCAGCAGCGCGTCGCGCTGGCCCGGGCGCTCATCAACCACCCGCAGGTGCTGTTGCTCGACGAGCCGCTCGGCGCGCTCGACCTGAAGCTGCGGCGGCAGATGCAGATCGAGCTGAAGCGGATCCAGACCGAGGTCGGCATCACGTTCGTGCACGTCACCCACGACCAGGAGGAGGCCATGACGATGGCCGACACGGTCGCTGTGATGAACGCCGGCCGGATCGAGCAGCTCGGCGCGCCCGCCGACATCTACGAATACCCGGCCACCGCGTTCGTCGCGAACTTCCTCGGCCAGTCCAACCTGCTCGCCGCCGAGGCGGGCGGCCGCGCCGCCGACGACGTGCTGGTCACGGCGCACGGCGCGCGCTTCTCGGTGCCCGCCGGCCGGGCCCGGCTCACCGACGGACCGGGCTTCCTCGGCGTACGTCCGGAGAAGCTGCACCTGGCCGAGGGCCCGGACGGGGTGCCGGCCGGGCACCAGCACATCGGTGGCGTGGTCACCGACGCCTCCTACGTCGGGGTGAGCACCCAGTACCTGGTGCGCACCGCCTGGGGCAGCGAGCTGTCCGCGTTCGCCGCGAACAGCGGGCTGGGTGGTCAGTTGGCGGTCGGCACGCCGGTGACCGCGCACTGGGATCCCCGGCACGCGTTCCTGCTGCCCCGGACGGCCGGTGAGGACGACCAGACCGCGCCGCTGCTCGACGAGCCGCCGGTGGGTGCGCTGCCATGA
- a CDS encoding ABC transporter permease, protein MSALAHVPTSAGKPAPPPVRRGRNRLLPYLLLLPGAAWLLVFFALPLVQLASASLYDPAGSLSTGYAMTWAFSNYPDALQAYWPQFSRSFLYSAIALVLGLLMGYPLAYAIAQKAGRWKNLLLVAVVAPMFTSFLVRTLAWKTILSDNGALVGLLRDVHLLGPDGRLLATPVAVVLGLTYNFLPFLVLPLYASLERLDPRLLEAASDLYASPVRAFAKVTLPLSMPGLIAGTLLFFIPATGDYINAELLGTPSEYMIGNVIDSAFLVRLDYPQGAALSFLLMAAILAIVFVYLRRAGTEEVL, encoded by the coding sequence ATGAGCGCGCTGGCCCACGTACCGACCTCCGCCGGGAAACCGGCGCCGCCGCCGGTGCGGCGCGGGCGCAACCGGCTCCTGCCGTACCTGTTGCTGCTGCCCGGCGCGGCCTGGCTGCTCGTGTTCTTCGCGCTGCCGCTGGTGCAGCTCGCCTCGGCCAGCCTCTACGACCCGGCCGGCTCGCTCTCCACCGGGTACGCGATGACCTGGGCGTTCAGCAACTACCCGGACGCGTTGCAGGCGTACTGGCCGCAGTTCTCCCGGTCCTTCCTCTACTCGGCCATCGCGCTGGTGCTCGGGCTGCTGATGGGCTACCCGCTGGCGTACGCGATCGCGCAGAAGGCCGGCCGGTGGAAGAACCTGCTGCTGGTGGCCGTGGTCGCGCCGATGTTCACCAGCTTCCTGGTGCGCACGCTGGCCTGGAAGACCATCCTGTCGGACAACGGCGCGCTGGTCGGGCTGCTGCGCGACGTGCACCTGCTCGGACCGGACGGGCGGCTGCTTGCCACCCCGGTCGCCGTGGTGCTCGGTCTGACGTACAACTTCCTGCCGTTCCTGGTGCTGCCGCTGTACGCGAGCCTGGAGCGGCTCGATCCCCGGCTGCTGGAGGCGGCGAGCGACCTGTACGCGAGCCCGGTGCGCGCGTTCGCCAAGGTCACGCTGCCACTGTCGATGCCCGGTCTGATCGCCGGCACGCTGCTGTTCTTCATCCCGGCCACCGGTGACTACATCAACGCCGAACTGCTCGGCACCCCGAGCGAGTACATGATCGGCAACGTCATCGACTCGGCGTTCCTGGTCCGGCTGGACTACCCGCAGGGCGCGGCGCTGTCGTTCCTGCTGATGGCCGCGATCCTGGCGATCGTCTTCGTCTACCTGCGCCGGGCCGGCACGGAGGAGGTCCTGTGA
- a CDS encoding ABC transporter permease, giving the protein MKARRWLADRWVMGVALLVLGYLTLPIMVVAGLSFNRPSSRLSYDFNEFTLDNWKQPCATSDMCDAVVRSMQIGLIATVASTILGTLMAFALVRHSFRGRSGLNGLIFLPMATPELVMGTSLLALFVAAGVPQGFWTIVIAHVMFCMSFVVVTVKARLSGMDRRLEEAAMDLYASEWQTFRRITLPLVLPGIVAAALLAFSLSFDDFIITNFNAGTTVTFPMYVWGASQRGIPPQVNVIGTAMFVIALLLVGATSLRGRRARRAALAVVATPAGKP; this is encoded by the coding sequence GTGAAAGCGAGGCGCTGGCTCGCCGACCGGTGGGTGATGGGTGTGGCGCTGCTCGTCCTCGGCTACCTGACGCTGCCGATCATGGTGGTCGCCGGGCTCTCCTTCAACCGGCCCTCCAGCCGGCTCTCCTACGACTTCAACGAGTTCACGCTCGACAACTGGAAGCAGCCCTGCGCCACCTCGGACATGTGCGACGCGGTGGTACGCAGCATGCAGATCGGCCTGATCGCCACAGTCGCCTCCACGATCCTCGGCACGCTGATGGCGTTCGCGCTGGTCCGGCACAGCTTCCGCGGCCGGTCCGGGCTCAACGGGCTGATCTTCCTGCCGATGGCCACCCCGGAACTGGTGATGGGCACCTCGCTGCTCGCCCTCTTCGTCGCCGCCGGGGTGCCGCAGGGCTTCTGGACGATCGTCATCGCGCACGTCATGTTCTGCATGTCGTTCGTCGTGGTCACCGTGAAGGCCCGGCTCTCCGGCATGGACCGGCGGCTGGAGGAGGCCGCGATGGACCTGTACGCCAGCGAGTGGCAGACGTTCCGAAGAATCACGCTGCCGCTCGTGCTGCCCGGCATCGTGGCCGCCGCGCTGCTGGCGTTCTCGCTCAGCTTCGACGACTTCATCATCACGAACTTCAACGCCGGCACCACAGTCACGTTCCCGATGTACGTCTGGGGCGCCTCCCAGCGGGGCATCCCGCCGCAGGTCAACGTGATCGGCACGGCGATGTTCGTGATCGCGTTGCTGCTGGTCGGCGCCACCTCGCTGCGCGGGCGGCGGGCACGACGGGCCGCCCTCGCGGTGGTCGCCACACCTGCGGGCAAGCCATGA
- a CDS encoding NAD(P)/FAD-dependent oxidoreductase, with amino-acid sequence MTLPHTGRALADAAPVSYWLDRPVRPDPLPPLSRSHATDLLVVGGGYAGLWTALLAKEADPDRDVLLVDAGTCGWAASGRNGGFCAASLTHGLANGVERFPGEIDELERLGRENLDAIAATVAKYDIDCDFERTGELAVAVEPYQLDGLAADADLARRYGHDVRLLDRDEVRAEVASPTYLGGMWDADRVALLDPAKLAWGLRRAALDLGVRVHEHTRVTGLARDGAGLLATTAGGVEAAPGAVRARQVVLATNAFPPLLRRLRSWVVPVYDYALMTEPLTAAQRDAIGWRHRQGLADTGNQFHYYRLTADNRILFGGYDAIYHYGNRVTPALEQREATFAALASHFFATFPQLDGLRFSHRWGGVIDTCTRFCAFFGTAYSGRLAYAAGFTGLGVGATRFGARVTLDLLSGADTPLTRLDLVRSKPLPFPPEPARSVGINLTRWSLARADARDGQRNLWLRTLDRLGLGFDS; translated from the coding sequence ATGACACTCCCGCATACCGGCCGGGCGCTGGCCGACGCCGCGCCCGTGTCGTACTGGCTGGACCGCCCGGTTCGGCCCGACCCGCTGCCGCCGCTGTCCAGGTCGCACGCCACCGACCTGCTCGTGGTCGGCGGCGGGTACGCCGGGCTGTGGACCGCGCTGCTGGCCAAGGAGGCCGACCCGGACCGCGACGTGCTGCTCGTCGACGCGGGCACGTGCGGCTGGGCGGCGTCCGGGCGCAACGGCGGGTTCTGCGCCGCGTCGCTCACCCACGGGCTCGCCAACGGCGTCGAGCGGTTCCCCGGCGAGATCGACGAGCTGGAACGGCTGGGCCGGGAGAACCTGGACGCCATCGCCGCCACGGTGGCGAAGTACGACATCGACTGCGACTTCGAACGCACCGGTGAACTGGCGGTGGCGGTCGAGCCGTACCAGCTCGACGGGCTCGCCGCCGACGCGGACCTGGCCCGCCGGTACGGCCACGACGTACGACTACTCGACCGCGACGAGGTACGCGCCGAAGTGGCGTCGCCGACGTACCTGGGCGGCATGTGGGACGCCGACCGGGTGGCCCTGCTCGACCCCGCGAAGCTCGCCTGGGGACTGCGCCGGGCCGCGCTCGACCTGGGCGTACGCGTGCACGAGCACACCCGCGTCACCGGCCTGGCCCGCGACGGCGCCGGGCTGCTCGCCACCACCGCGGGCGGCGTGGAAGCGGCGCCCGGCGCGGTCCGGGCGCGGCAGGTCGTGCTGGCCACGAACGCGTTTCCGCCGCTGCTGCGCCGACTGCGCTCCTGGGTCGTGCCGGTCTACGACTACGCGCTGATGACCGAGCCGCTGACCGCCGCGCAGCGCGACGCGATCGGCTGGCGGCACCGGCAAGGGCTCGCCGACACCGGCAACCAGTTCCACTACTACCGGCTCACCGCCGACAACCGGATCCTGTTCGGCGGCTACGACGCGATCTACCACTACGGCAACCGGGTGACGCCCGCGCTGGAGCAGCGCGAGGCCACCTTCGCCGCGCTGGCCTCGCACTTCTTCGCAACCTTCCCCCAACTGGACGGGCTGCGGTTCAGCCACCGCTGGGGTGGCGTCATCGACACCTGCACCCGGTTCTGCGCGTTCTTCGGCACCGCTTACTCCGGACGCCTGGCGTACGCGGCCGGGTTCACCGGGCTCGGCGTCGGCGCGACCCGGTTCGGCGCCCGCGTGACGCTCGACCTGCTCTCCGGCGCGGACACCCCGCTGACCCGGCTCGACCTGGTACGCAGCAAGCCGCTGCCGTTCCCGCCGGAACCGGCCCGGTCCGTGGGCATCAACCTCACCCGCTGGTCGCTCGCCCGCGCCGACGCGCGCGACGGTCAGCGCAACCTCTGGCTCCGTACTCTCGACCGTCTTGGACTGGGGTTCGACTCCTGA
- a CDS encoding saccharopine dehydrogenase family protein gives MRILLVGAGGVGSAAVSIAARRSFFELMVVADHDPARAARAVAGHGDRFVAATVDAASADAVAALCREHRITHVLNAVDPRFVMPIFDGAFAAGADYLDMAMSLSRPHPERPYAETGVKLGDEQFAVAQRWAAAGRLALCGIGVEPGLSDVFARYAADELFAEIDEIGVRDGANLTVAGYDFAPSFSIWTTIEECLNPPVIWEAGRGWFTTEPFSEPEVFDFPAGIGPVECVNVEHEEVLLIPRWVEAKRVTFKYGLGAEFIEVLRTLHKLGLDSTEPVRVRGVEVSPRDLVAAALPDPATLGDRMSGKTCAGTYVTGTGPDGQPRRVYLYHVVDNEWSMSEYGHQAVVWQTAVNPVVALELLATGAWSGTGVLGPEAFPPTPFLDLLTGYGSPWGMEER, from the coding sequence ATGCGTATCCTCCTCGTCGGCGCCGGTGGCGTCGGCTCCGCCGCCGTATCCATCGCCGCCCGCCGTTCCTTCTTCGAACTCATGGTGGTCGCCGACCACGACCCGGCGCGTGCGGCGCGGGCGGTCGCCGGGCACGGCGACCGCTTCGTCGCCGCCACAGTGGACGCCGCCTCCGCCGACGCGGTGGCCGCGCTGTGCCGGGAACACCGCATCACGCACGTGCTCAACGCCGTCGACCCGCGCTTCGTCATGCCGATCTTCGACGGCGCGTTCGCCGCCGGGGCCGACTACCTCGACATGGCCATGTCGCTTTCCCGGCCGCACCCCGAGCGTCCCTACGCCGAGACCGGGGTCAAGCTCGGCGACGAGCAGTTCGCCGTCGCGCAGCGGTGGGCCGCCGCCGGGCGGCTCGCGCTGTGCGGCATCGGCGTCGAACCGGGCCTGTCCGACGTCTTCGCCCGCTACGCCGCCGACGAGCTGTTCGCCGAGATCGACGAGATCGGGGTACGCGACGGCGCGAACCTCACAGTCGCCGGGTACGACTTCGCGCCCTCGTTCTCCATCTGGACCACCATCGAGGAGTGCCTCAACCCGCCGGTGATCTGGGAGGCCGGGCGCGGCTGGTTCACCACCGAGCCGTTCAGCGAGCCGGAGGTGTTCGACTTCCCGGCCGGGATCGGCCCGGTCGAGTGCGTCAACGTCGAGCACGAGGAGGTGCTGCTCATCCCGCGCTGGGTCGAGGCGAAGCGGGTCACCTTCAAGTACGGCCTCGGCGCCGAGTTCATCGAGGTGCTGCGCACGCTGCACAAGCTCGGGCTCGACTCGACCGAGCCGGTGCGGGTACGCGGCGTCGAGGTGTCGCCGCGCGACCTGGTGGCCGCCGCGCTGCCGGACCCGGCCACGCTCGGCGACCGGATGAGCGGCAAGACCTGCGCCGGCACGTACGTCACCGGCACCGGCCCGGACGGGCAGCCGCGCCGCGTCTACCTCTACCACGTGGTCGACAACGAGTGGTCGATGAGCGAGTACGGCCACCAGGCGGTGGTCTGGCAGACCGCCGTGAACCCGGTCGTCGCGCTGGAACTGCTCGCCACCGGCGCGTGGTCCGGCACGGGCGTGCTCGGCCCGGAGGCGTTCCCGCCGACCCCCTTCCTGGACCTGCTCACCGGCTACGGTTCGCCGTGGGGGATGGAGGAACGATGA
- the speB gene encoding agmatinase, which produces MTRYGPMYGPDITFLGVPPCTVEEPVTYADADVVIIGAPFGGGTSHRPGTRFGPSAIRQACYLPHDGSRPSLALRVDGLKDLCVYDAGDVEMFSGDIERSLAALETAVHAVAAAGAIPVVLGGDHSIALPDATGVARHHGLGRVSLVHFDAHADTGDVEFGSLHGHGQPMRRLIESGAVRGDRFLQIGLRGYWPGPDTLAWMAEQRMRSYEMTEIVARGLDTCLTEAFGIATDECEGVFLSVDVDVVDPGMAPGTGTPEPGGFTSRQLLDAVRRVCYELPVVGLDVVEVAPPYDHADITAYLGNRVVLEALSAIARRRRDAETGTPWNPTQPLLDGR; this is translated from the coding sequence ATGACCCGGTACGGCCCGATGTACGGTCCCGACATCACGTTCCTCGGCGTGCCGCCGTGCACCGTCGAGGAGCCGGTCACGTACGCCGACGCGGACGTGGTGATCATCGGTGCGCCGTTCGGCGGCGGCACCTCGCACCGGCCCGGCACCCGGTTCGGGCCGTCCGCCATCCGGCAGGCCTGCTACCTGCCGCACGACGGATCCCGCCCGTCGCTGGCGCTGCGCGTGGACGGGCTGAAGGACCTGTGCGTCTACGACGCCGGGGACGTCGAAATGTTCAGCGGCGACATCGAGCGCTCACTGGCTGCGCTGGAGACCGCCGTGCACGCGGTCGCCGCCGCCGGGGCGATCCCGGTGGTGCTCGGCGGCGACCACTCCATCGCGCTGCCGGACGCGACAGGGGTGGCCCGGCACCACGGGCTCGGCCGGGTGTCGCTCGTGCACTTCGACGCGCACGCCGACACCGGCGACGTCGAGTTCGGCTCGCTGCACGGGCACGGCCAGCCGATGCGGCGGCTCATCGAGTCCGGCGCGGTACGCGGCGACCGCTTCCTGCAGATCGGGCTGCGCGGCTACTGGCCCGGTCCCGACACGCTGGCGTGGATGGCCGAGCAGCGGATGCGCTCGTACGAGATGACCGAGATCGTGGCGCGCGGACTGGACACCTGCCTGACCGAGGCGTTCGGCATCGCGACCGACGAGTGCGAGGGCGTCTTCCTCTCCGTCGACGTGGACGTGGTCGACCCGGGCATGGCGCCGGGCACCGGCACGCCCGAGCCGGGCGGGTTCACGTCCCGGCAGCTGCTCGACGCGGTGCGCCGGGTCTGTTACGAGCTGCCGGTGGTCGGGTTGGACGTGGTCGAGGTCGCCCCGCCGTACGACCACGCCGACATCACCGCCTACCTGGGCAACCGGGTGGTGCTGGAGGCGCTGTCCGCGATCGCCCGCCGACGCCGCGACGCCGAAACCGGAACCCCGTGGAACCCCACCCAGCCGCTCCTGGACGGCCGCTGA
- a CDS encoding type II toxin-antitoxin system RelE/ParE family toxin, whose translation MGADGKRWPVRVTGEVRHWLRDLRDHDPASYESVRVAVDKLAEVGPGLGRPLVDTLRGSSLRNLKELRPRSGRDVAIRVLFVFDPWSQAVLLVAGNKAGDWSRWYRQHIPAAEVAYKAWLDSERERRGES comes from the coding sequence ATGGGTGCGGACGGGAAGCGCTGGCCGGTCCGGGTCACCGGAGAGGTCCGGCACTGGCTGCGCGACCTGCGGGACCACGACCCGGCGTCGTACGAGAGCGTCCGGGTGGCGGTGGACAAGCTGGCCGAGGTCGGGCCAGGGCTGGGTCGCCCGCTCGTTGACACGCTGCGCGGGAGCAGCCTCCGTAATCTGAAGGAGCTGCGGCCCCGCTCCGGTCGGGACGTGGCGATCCGGGTGCTGTTCGTCTTCGATCCGTGGTCGCAGGCGGTCCTCCTGGTCGCCGGCAACAAGGCAGGCGACTGGAGTCGCTGGTACCGGCAGCACATCCCGGCGGCGGAGGTTGCCTACAAGGCTTGGCTCGACAGCGAGCGCGAGCGAAGGGGGGAGTCGTGA
- a CDS encoding helix-turn-helix domain-containing protein, with the protein MTEFYHWDEVRAELGGDDEAYEAERARTDAWVSAFHLAEERKRLGLTQRQVAEIMGVTPGRVSQIENGDLDVNEVATLSRYANALGARLRIIFDYGDDLRQIA; encoded by the coding sequence GTGACGGAGTTCTATCACTGGGACGAGGTCCGCGCCGAACTCGGCGGCGACGACGAGGCGTACGAGGCGGAGCGCGCCCGGACCGACGCGTGGGTGAGCGCGTTCCACCTGGCCGAGGAGCGCAAGCGGCTGGGCCTGACCCAGCGCCAGGTGGCCGAGATCATGGGGGTCACGCCCGGCCGGGTCAGTCAGATCGAGAACGGCGACCTCGACGTCAACGAGGTGGCAACGCTGAGCCGGTACGCCAACGCCCTCGGAGCCCGGCTGCGGATCATCTTCGACTACGGCGACGACCTCCGGCAGATCGCCTGA
- a CDS encoding DUF779 domain-containing protein — protein sequence MGDPVTLTPAAADLIRSLRGQHGPLMFHQSGGCCDGSAPMCYPAGEFRTGGSDVLLASLAVDGVPEPVEFWMSKAQWELWQHTRLTVDVVPGRGSGFSLEAPEGVRFLIRSHLNR from the coding sequence ATGGGCGACCCGGTGACCCTGACCCCCGCGGCGGCCGACCTGATCCGGTCGCTGCGGGGGCAGCACGGCCCGCTGATGTTCCACCAGTCCGGCGGCTGCTGTGACGGCAGCGCCCCGATGTGCTACCCGGCCGGTGAGTTCCGTACCGGCGGCTCGGACGTGCTGCTCGCCTCGCTGGCGGTCGACGGCGTACCCGAGCCGGTGGAGTTCTGGATGTCCAAGGCCCAGTGGGAGTTGTGGCAGCACACCCGGCTCACCGTCGACGTGGTGCCCGGCCGGGGCAGCGGCTTCTCCCTGGAGGCCCCGGAGGGCGTCCGGTTCCTCATCCGGTCCCACCTGAACCGCTGA
- the adh gene encoding aldehyde dehydrogenase, translating to MTRYDAPTHWQSRYDHYIGGEYVKPHGGKYFENPTPVTGQTFCEVARGTAEDVEKALDAAHGAADAWGRTSVAERSLILNRIADRMQDNLESLAIAETWENGKPVRETLAADIPLAIDHFRYFAGAIRAQEGSLGELDDDTVAYHFHEPLGVVGQIIPWNFPILMAVWKLAPALAAGNAVVLKPAEQTPASIHYLLSLIGDLLPPGVLNVVNGFGVEAGKPLASSPRVAKVAFTGETTTGRLIMQYASENIRPVTLELGGKSPNLFFDDVSAASDDFLDKALEGFTMFALNQGEVCTCPSRALIQQGHYSDFLAAAVDRTRQIKQGHPLDTDTMVGAQASNDQLEKILSYLDIGRQEGAKVLTGGERADLGGELSGGYYVQPTIFEGDNSMRIFQEEIFGPVVSVTSFADLDDAVKIANDTLYGLGAGVWTRDLNTAYRAGRAIQAGRVWTNCYHAYPAHAAFGGYKQSGIGRENHKMMLEHYQQTKNLLVSYSPKKLGFF from the coding sequence ATGACGCGCTACGACGCCCCCACCCACTGGCAGTCCCGCTACGACCACTACATCGGCGGCGAGTACGTGAAGCCGCACGGTGGCAAATACTTCGAGAACCCGACCCCGGTGACCGGGCAGACCTTCTGCGAGGTGGCCCGGGGCACCGCCGAGGACGTGGAGAAGGCGCTGGACGCGGCGCACGGCGCGGCCGACGCGTGGGGCCGCACGTCGGTCGCCGAGCGTTCGCTGATCCTCAACCGGATCGCCGACCGCATGCAGGACAACCTGGAGTCCCTGGCGATCGCCGAGACGTGGGAGAACGGCAAGCCGGTACGCGAGACGCTCGCCGCGGACATCCCGCTCGCCATCGACCACTTCCGCTACTTCGCCGGGGCGATCCGGGCGCAGGAGGGCTCGCTCGGCGAACTCGACGACGACACAGTGGCCTACCACTTCCACGAGCCGCTCGGCGTGGTCGGGCAGATCATCCCGTGGAACTTCCCGATCCTCATGGCGGTGTGGAAGCTCGCCCCGGCGCTCGCCGCCGGCAACGCGGTGGTGCTCAAGCCGGCCGAGCAGACGCCCGCCTCGATCCACTACCTGCTCTCGCTGATCGGCGACCTGCTGCCGCCGGGCGTGCTCAACGTGGTGAACGGCTTCGGCGTCGAGGCGGGCAAGCCGCTCGCGTCCTCGCCGCGGGTGGCGAAGGTGGCGTTCACCGGCGAGACCACCACCGGGCGGCTGATCATGCAGTACGCCAGCGAGAACATCAGGCCGGTCACGCTGGAGCTGGGCGGCAAGAGCCCGAACCTCTTCTTCGACGACGTCAGCGCCGCCTCCGACGACTTCCTGGACAAGGCGCTCGAAGGCTTCACCATGTTCGCGCTCAACCAGGGCGAGGTGTGCACCTGCCCGTCCCGGGCGCTCATCCAGCAGGGCCACTACTCCGACTTCCTGGCCGCCGCTGTGGACCGGACCCGGCAGATCAAGCAGGGGCACCCGCTGGACACCGACACGATGGTCGGCGCGCAGGCGTCCAACGACCAGCTGGAAAAGATCCTGTCCTACCTGGACATCGGGCGGCAGGAGGGCGCGAAGGTGCTGACCGGCGGCGAGCGGGCCGACCTCGGCGGCGAGCTGTCCGGCGGCTACTACGTCCAGCCGACGATCTTCGAGGGCGACAACTCGATGCGGATCTTCCAGGAGGAGATCTTCGGGCCGGTGGTGTCGGTGACGTCCTTCGCCGACCTGGACGACGCCGTGAAGATCGCCAACGACACGCTGTACGGGCTCGGCGCGGGCGTGTGGACCCGGGACCTCAACACCGCGTACCGGGCCGGGCGTGCGATTCAGGCCGGCCGGGTCTGGACGAACTGCTACCACGCCTATCCGGCGCACGCGGCGTTCGGCGGCTACAAGCAGTCCGGCATCGGCCGGGAGAACCACAAGATGATGCTGGAGCACTACCAGCAGACCAAGAACCTGCTGGTCAGCTACTCGCCGAAGAAGCTCGGCTTCTTCTGA